Proteins encoded by one window of Canis lupus dingo isolate Sandy chromosome 10, ASM325472v2, whole genome shotgun sequence:
- the NAB2 gene encoding NGFI-A-binding protein 2 isoform X2, whose product MRRAPSPTAKQPPGGGDSARRTAQPRPKPSARAMALPRTLGELQLYRVLQRANLLSYYETFIQQGGDDVQQLCEAGEEEFLEIMALVGMATKPLHVRRLQKALREWATNPGLFSQPVPAVPVSSIPLFKISETAGTRKGSMSNGHSSPGEKAGSARSFSPKSPLELGEKLSPLPGGPGAGDPRIWPGRSTPESDVGAGGEEEAGSPPFSPPAGGGVPEGTGAGGLAAAGAGGGPDRLEPEMVRMVVESVERIFRSFPRGDAGEVTSLLKLNKKLARSVGHIFEMDDNDSQKEEEIRKYSIIYGRFDSKRREGKQLSLHELTINEAAAQFCMRDNTLLLRRVELFSLSRQVARESTYLSSLKGSRLHPEELGGPPLKKLKQEVGEQSHSELQQPPPGPESYAPPYRPSLEEDSASLSGESLDGHLQEFEEGLLDRCPAPGPHPALVEGRRSSVKVEAEASRQ is encoded by the exons ATGCGCAGGGCGCCCTCCCCCACAGCCAAGCAGCCGCCGGGCGGAGGGGACAGCGCCCGCCGGACCGCGCAGCCCAGACCCAA GCCCAGTGCCCGAGCCATGGCACTGCCTCGGACACTGGGGGAGCTGCAGCTGTACCGGGTCCTGCAGCGCGCCAATCTGCTTTCCTACTATGAGACCTTCATCCAGCAGGGAGGGGACGATGTGCAGCAACTGTGTGAGGCTGGTGAGGAGGAGTTCCTGGAGATCATGGCCCTTGTGGGCATGGCCACCAAGCCCCTCCATGTCCGACGCCTGCAGAAGGCCCTGAGAGAATGGGCCACCAACCCAGGGCTCTTCAGCCAGCCTGTGCCTGCTGTGCCTGTTTCCAGTATTCCACTTTTCAAGATCTCCGAGACTGCAGGCACCCGGAAAGGGAGCATGAGCAACGGGCACAGCAGCCCAGGGGAAAAGGCAGGCAGTGCCCGCAGTTTCAGCCCCAAGAGCCCCCTTGAACTTGGAGAGAAGCTGTCACCGCTGcctgggggacctggggcagGAGACCCCCGGATCTGGCCAGGACGGAGCACTCCAGAGTCCGACGTTGGGgcgggaggagaagaggaggcaggctcaccccccttctccccacctgcaGGGGGAGGAGTCCCCGaggggactggggctggggggctggcagcagccggggctgggggtggcccAGATCGACTGGAACCGGAGATGGTGCGCATGGTGGTGGAGAGTGTGGAGAGGATCTTCCGGAGCTTCCCCAGGGGGGACGCAGGGGAGGTAACGTCCCTGCTGAAGCTGAACAAGAAGCTGGCTCGGAGCGTAGGACACATCTTTGAGATGGACGATAACGACagtcagaaggaggaggagatccGCAAATACAGCATCATTTACGGCCGCTTTGACTCCAAGCGGAGGGAGGGCAAGCAGCTCAGCCTGCATGAG CTGACCATCAACGAAGCCGCTGCCCAGTTCTGCATGAGGGACAACACGCTCTTACTGCGGAGGGTGGAGCTCTTCTCCCTGTCACGCCAAGTGGCCCGAGAGAGCACCTACCTGTCCTCCTTGAAGGGCTCCAG GCTTCACCCCGAAGAACTGGGAGGCCCTCCACTGAAGAAGTTAAAACAGGAG GTTGGAGAGCAAAGTCATTCTGAACTCCAGCAGCCTCCCCCAGGCCCCGAGTCCTATGCACCCCCATACCGCCCCAGCCTGGAGGAAGACAGCGCCAGCCTGTCTGGGGAGAGTCTTGATGGACACTTGCAGG AGTTCGAGGAAGGGCTGCTGGACCGATGCCCTGCCCCGGGACCCCATCCTGCTCTGGTGGAAGGTCGCAGAAGCAGCGTCAAAGTGGAGGCTGAGGCCAGCCGGCAGTGA
- the NAB2 gene encoding NGFI-A-binding protein 2 isoform X1 encodes MRRAPSPTAKQPPGGGDSARRTAQPRPKPSARAMALPRTLGELQLYRVLQRANLLSYYETFIQQGGDDVQQLCEAGEEEFLEIMALVGMATKPLHVRRLQKALREWATNPGLFSQPVPAVPVSSIPLFKISETAGTRKGSMSNGHSSPGEKAGSARSFSPKSPLELGEKLSPLPGGPGAGDPRIWPGRSTPESDVGAGGEEEAGSPPFSPPAGGGVPEGTGAGGLAAAGAGGGPDRLEPEMVRMVVESVERIFRSFPRGDAGEVTSLLKLNKKLARSVGHIFEMDDNDSQKEEEIRKYSIIYGRFDSKRREGKQLSLHELTINEAAAQFCMRDNTLLLRRVELFSLSRQVARESTYLSSLKGSRLHPEELGGPPLKKLKQEVGEQSHSELQQPPPGPESYAPPYRPSLEEDSASLSGESLDGHLQAVGSCPRLTPPPADLPLALPAHGLWSRHILQQTLMDEGLRLARLVSHDRVGRLSPCVPAKPPLAEFEEGLLDRCPAPGPHPALVEGRRSSVKVEAEASRQ; translated from the exons ATGCGCAGGGCGCCCTCCCCCACAGCCAAGCAGCCGCCGGGCGGAGGGGACAGCGCCCGCCGGACCGCGCAGCCCAGACCCAA GCCCAGTGCCCGAGCCATGGCACTGCCTCGGACACTGGGGGAGCTGCAGCTGTACCGGGTCCTGCAGCGCGCCAATCTGCTTTCCTACTATGAGACCTTCATCCAGCAGGGAGGGGACGATGTGCAGCAACTGTGTGAGGCTGGTGAGGAGGAGTTCCTGGAGATCATGGCCCTTGTGGGCATGGCCACCAAGCCCCTCCATGTCCGACGCCTGCAGAAGGCCCTGAGAGAATGGGCCACCAACCCAGGGCTCTTCAGCCAGCCTGTGCCTGCTGTGCCTGTTTCCAGTATTCCACTTTTCAAGATCTCCGAGACTGCAGGCACCCGGAAAGGGAGCATGAGCAACGGGCACAGCAGCCCAGGGGAAAAGGCAGGCAGTGCCCGCAGTTTCAGCCCCAAGAGCCCCCTTGAACTTGGAGAGAAGCTGTCACCGCTGcctgggggacctggggcagGAGACCCCCGGATCTGGCCAGGACGGAGCACTCCAGAGTCCGACGTTGGGgcgggaggagaagaggaggcaggctcaccccccttctccccacctgcaGGGGGAGGAGTCCCCGaggggactggggctggggggctggcagcagccggggctgggggtggcccAGATCGACTGGAACCGGAGATGGTGCGCATGGTGGTGGAGAGTGTGGAGAGGATCTTCCGGAGCTTCCCCAGGGGGGACGCAGGGGAGGTAACGTCCCTGCTGAAGCTGAACAAGAAGCTGGCTCGGAGCGTAGGACACATCTTTGAGATGGACGATAACGACagtcagaaggaggaggagatccGCAAATACAGCATCATTTACGGCCGCTTTGACTCCAAGCGGAGGGAGGGCAAGCAGCTCAGCCTGCATGAG CTGACCATCAACGAAGCCGCTGCCCAGTTCTGCATGAGGGACAACACGCTCTTACTGCGGAGGGTGGAGCTCTTCTCCCTGTCACGCCAAGTGGCCCGAGAGAGCACCTACCTGTCCTCCTTGAAGGGCTCCAG GCTTCACCCCGAAGAACTGGGAGGCCCTCCACTGAAGAAGTTAAAACAGGAG GTTGGAGAGCAAAGTCATTCTGAACTCCAGCAGCCTCCCCCAGGCCCCGAGTCCTATGCACCCCCATACCGCCCCAGCCTGGAGGAAGACAGCGCCAGCCTGTCTGGGGAGAGTCTTGATGGACACTTGCAGG CTGTGGGGTCATGCCCAAGGCTGACGCCGCCCCCTGCTGACCTGCCTCTGGCATTGCCAGCCCATGGGCTGTGGAGCCGCCACATCCTGCAGCAGACACTGATGGATGAGGGGCTGCGGCTAGCCCGCCTCGTCTCCCACGACCGCGTGGGCCGCCTCAGCCCCTGTGTGCCTGCGAAGCCGCCTCTCGCAG AGTTCGAGGAAGGGCTGCTGGACCGATGCCCTGCCCCGGGACCCCATCCTGCTCTGGTGGAAGGTCGCAGAAGCAGCGTCAAAGTGGAGGCTGAGGCCAGCCGGCAGTGA
- the STAT6 gene encoding signal transducer and activator of transcription 6: MSLWSLVSKMPPEKLQRLYVDFPQHLRHLLSDWLENQPWEFLVGSDTFCCNMASALLSATVQRLQASAGKQGEGSTILQHISTLESIYQRDPLKLVATFRQILQGEKKAVMEQFRHLPMPFHWKQEELKFNTALQRLQHRVGETRLLREALQPGAEAGQVSLRSLIDAPANGTGPREALATLLQETVGELEAAQALVLKRIQIWKRQQQLAGNGAPFEESLAPLQERCESLVDIYSQLQQEVGAAGGELEPKARAVLSSRLDEVLRSLVTSSFLVEKQPPQVLKTQTKFQAGVRFLLGLRFLGAPAKPPLVRADMVTEKQARELSMPQGPGAGAESTGEIINNTVALENSIPGNCCSALFKNLLLKKIKRCERKGTESVTEEKCAVLFSTSLALGPNKLPVQLQALSLPLVVIVHGNQDNNAKATILWDNAFSEMDRVPFVVAERVPWEKMCETLNLKFMAEVGTNRGLLPEHFLFLAQKIFNDNSLSMEAFQHRSVSWSQFNKEILLGRGFTFWQWFDGVLDLTKRCLRSYWSDRLIIGFISKQYVTSLLLNEPDGTFLLRFSDSEIGGITIAHVIRGQDGSPQIENIQPFSAKDLSIRSLGDRIRDLAQLKNLYPKKPKDEAFRSHYKPEQMGKDGRGYVPATIKMTVERDQPLPTLEPQMPTMVPTYDLGMATESSMNMQLSPDMVSQVYPPHSHSMPSFQALSREDVLPTFQESHLQMPPNLSQINLPFDQPHPQGLLPCQSQEHAVSTPEPLLCSDVPMTEDSCLSQPVGGFPQSTWVGEDMFPPLLPPTEQDLTKLLLEGQGESGGGSLGTQPLLQPSHYGQSGISMSHLDLRANPSW; this comes from the exons ATGTCTCTGTGGAGTCTGGTCTCCAAGATGCCCCCAGAAAAACTGCAGCGGCTCTATGTCGACTTTCCCCAACACCTGCGGCATCTCCTGAGTGACTGGCTAGAGAACCAGCCCTG GGAGTTCCTGGTCGGCTCAGACACCTTCTGCTGCAACATGGCTAGCGCCCTACTTTCCGCCACTGTCCAGCGTCTTCAGGCTTCAGCggggaagcagggggaggggagcaccATCTTGCAACATATCAGCACCCTGGAG agCATATATCAAAGGGACCCCCTGAAGCTGGTGGCCACTTTTAGACAAATACTTCAAGGGGAGAAAAAAGCTGTTATGGAACAG TTCCGCCACCTGCCAATGCCCTTCCACTGGAAGCAGGAGGAACTGAAGTTTAACACAGCACTGCAAAGGCTGCAGCACCGGGTGGGGGAAACTCGCCTTCTCCGAGAAGCCTTGCAGCCAGGGGCTGAGGCTGGCCAAG TGTCTCTGCGCAGCCTGATAGATGCTCCTGCCAATGGAACTGGGCCAAGGGAG GCCCTGGCCACATTGCTGCAGGAGACTGTTGGGGAGCTGGAGGCAGCCCAGGCCCTGGTGCTGAAGAGAATCCAGATTTGGAAGCGGCAGCAGCAGCTGGCAGGGAATGGTGCACCCTTTGAGGAAAGCCTGGCACCACTACAAGAGAG GTGTGAGAGCCTGGTGGACATCTATTCCCAGCTGCAGCAGGAGGTGGGGGCGGCTGGTGGGGAGCTTGAGCCCAAGGCCCGGGCGGTGCTGAGCAGCCGGCTGGATGAAGTCCTGCGAAGCCTCGTCACCAG CTCTTTCCTGgtggagaagcagcccccccagGTTCTGAAGACTCAGACCAAGTTCCAGGCTGGGGTTCGATTCTTACTGGGCCTGCGGTTCCTGGGGGCCCCCGCCAAGCCTCCGCTGGTCAGGGCCGACATGGTGACTGAGAAGCAAGCAAGGGAGCTGAGCATGCCCCAGGGGCCGGGGGCTGGAGC ggaaaGCACCGGGGAAATCATCAACAACACGGTGGCCCTGGAGAACAGCATTCCTGGGAACTGCTGCTCGGCCCTGTTCAAGAACCTG CTTCTGAAGAAGATCAAGCGCTGTGAGCGGAAGGGCACCGAGTCGGTCACGGAGGAGAAGTGCGCCGTGCTCTTCTCCACCAGCCTCGCGCTCGGCCCCAACAAACTCCCCGTCCAGCTCCAG GccctgtctctgcccctggtGGTCATTGTCCACGGCAACCAGGACAACAATGCCAAAGCCACCATCTTGTGGGACAATGCCTTCTCTGAGATG GACCGTGTGCCCTTTGTGGTAGCTGAGCGGGTGCCCTGGGAGAAGATGTGTGAAACTCTGAACCTCAAGTTCATGGCCGAAGTGGGGACCAATCGGGGGCTACTCCCAGAGCACTTCCTCTTCCTAGCCCAGAAGATCTTCAATGACAACAGTCTCAGCATGGAGGCCTTCCAGCACCGTTCTGTGTCCTGGTCACAGTTCAACAAG GAGATCCTGCTGGGTCGTGGCTTCACCTTTTGGCAGTGGTTTGATGGTGTCCTGGACCTCACCAAGCGCTGTCTCCGGAGCTACTGGTCAGATCG GCTGATCATTGGCTTCATCAGCAAACAGTACGTCACTAGCCTTCTTCTCAACGAGCCTGATGGAACATTCCTCCTTCGCTTCAGCGACTCAGAGATTGGGGGCATCACCATTGCCCATGTCATCCGGGGCCAGGATG GCTCCCCACAGATAGAGAACATCCAGCCATTTTCGGCCAAAGACCTATCCATTCGTTCACTGGGAGACCGAATCCGGGACCTTGCTCAGCTCAAAAACCTCTACCCTAAGAAACCCAAGGATGAAGCTTTCCGGAGCCACTACAAGC CTGAACAGATGGGTAAGGATGGCAGGGGTTACGTCCCAGCTACCATCAAGATGACTGTGGAAAG ggACCAGCCACTTCCCACCCTGGAGCCCCAAATGCCTACCATGGTGCCCACTTACGATCTTGGAATGGCCACTGAGTCCTCCATGAATATGCAGCTCAGCCCAGATATGGT GTCCCAGGTGTACCCACCACACTCTCACTCCATGCCCTCATTCCAAGCCCTCTCCAGGGAAGATGTGTTGCCAACCTTCCAGGA ATCTCACCTGCAGATGCCCCCCAACCTGAGCCAGATAAACCTGCCCTTTGACCAACCTCACCCTCA GGGCCTGCTCCCATGCCAGTCTCAGGAGCATGCCGTGTCCACTCCTGAGCCCCTGCTCTGCTCAGATGTGCCCATGACAGAAGACAGCTGCCTGAGCCAGCCGGTGGGAGGGTTCCCTCAGAGCACCTG GGTCGGTGAAGACATGTTCCCACCCTTGCTGCCTCCTACTGAACAGGACCTCACCAAGCTTCTCCTGGAGGGGCAAGGGGAATCAGGGGGAGGGTCCTTGGGAACCCAGCCCCTCCTGCAGCCCTCTCACTATGGGCAGTCTGGGATTTCAATGTCCCATCTGGACCTAAGGGCCAACCCTAGCTGGTGA